In Labrus bergylta chromosome 11, fLabBer1.1, whole genome shotgun sequence, one genomic interval encodes:
- the stard13b gene encoding stAR-related lipid transfer protein 13 isoform X3 — MTSRRKSTKLKLRRSFSEQLRSSTSKAWDLLWRNVRERRLAEIEAKEACDWLRAAGFPQYAQLFEDSQFPIDISPVKRDHDFLDKDLVEPLCRRLNTLNKCASMKLDVNLPKKKSEDSDEEDLFAISDKWTFEWSSRRWSRLQDIDCLLESQGEGHPSRDDVPLRTTTSSESVLTDLSEPEVSSLHSESSGGSGHRGLSAEDSDCSNRTCSDSAAMPDSTSLTMPHIPKEISHFGSITDKHGKTGRTRAKDFLKRMDTLRSRGTVGRGRKTIVISAPVLQEEAQALKTLRCVEIINGEVEASETPSNKVVPSQSSSEGSSHSSGSAVSTPSLKERKPHRADYKRSGMYLEDVDIFSGNQVNKVAEQNRRNEFCSHEDLVVHIPKDHKPGTFPKALSIESLSPTNGASINWHTGSMHLESPPLISCRKESRPVTQCCSRGSRISVYDNVPGSHLYASTGDLIDLEKEDLFPHLDDILLHVNGLQQIVDHWSQNVLPVADGLAQVDREGREDTVGLQSSSQITLDFEGNSVTGSQTTPSYGDGDRVSLAETESTPLRERRDSGVGASLTRPNRLRWPSFQISNRISHSVASLQITNQSAGQLSLLQKFSLLRLTAIMEKYSMSNKHGWTWSVPKFMKRMKVPDYKDKNVFGVPLIVHVQRSGQPLPLGLQQALRYLRSQCLDQVGLFRKSGVKSRIQALRQMNENSPDNVNYEDQSAYDVADMVKQFFRDLPEPLLTSKLGETFLHIYQYVPKDQRLQAVQAAIMLMSDENREVLQTLLCFLSDVTSSVEENQMTPMNIAVCLAPSLFHLNILKKDNLSPRAMQKKYATGRPDQKDLNENLAATQGLAHMIIECNRLFEIPHEMVTQSRNSYVEADLHAPTIVELCKQLEDDDGTYQTHMEGRLQNLLKEAREKSKYWVSCSSSDNTELYYKKVGDGNPLRRWRVSVEVEAPPSVVLNRVLRERHLWDVDLLQWKVCETLDKHTEVFQYVLNRMPPHPSRDFVVIRSWRTDLPKGACSLVSVSIEHEDCPSVGGVRAIVLESNYLLEPCGSGKSRLTHICRVDLKGRTPDWYNKAFGHLCAAEAARIRNSFQPLITDGPETKI; from the exons AGATCGAGGCGAAAGAGGCGTGCGACTGGCTGCGGGCAGCAGGATTTCCCCAGTATGCTCAGCTTTTTGAAG attCCCAGTTCCCCATTGACATTTCTCCAGTGAAAAGAGATCATGACTTTCTGGACAAAGATCTCGTGGAACCTCTGTGCAG GCGACTCAACACCTTGAACAAGTGTGCCTCTATGAAACTTGACGTGAACCTTCCGAAGAAGAAA AGTGAAGACTCTGATGAAGAAGACTTGTTTGCTATCAGCGACAAATGGACATTTGAGTGGAGCAGCCGGCGCTGGTCCAGATTGCAAGATATTGACTGTCTGCTGGAAAGCCAGGGAGAGGGTCATCCTTCCAGGGACGACGTTCCTCTTAGAACCACCACCAGCAGCGAGAGCGTTCTGACTGACCTCAGTGAGCCGGAGGTCTCTTCTCTGCACAGCGAGAGCAGCGGCGGCAGCGGTCACAGGGGCCTCAGCGCAGAGGACTCTGACTGCTCCAACCGCACCTGCTCAGATTCCGCTGCAATGCCAGACTCTACTTCCCTCACAATGCCTCACATCCCCAAAGAGATCTCTCACTTCGGCTCTATAACTGACAAACACGGCAAGACAGGCCGAACCCGTGCCAAAGACTTCCTGAAGCGTATGGATACTCTGCGTTCCAGGGGAACTGTGGGAAGAGGCCGTAAGACGATAGTGATCAGTGCTCCAGTTCTGCAGGAGGAGGCCCAGGCACTGAAGACGCTGCGATGTGTGGAGATAATAAATGGAGAAGTAGAGGCTTCGGAAACACCGTCCAACAAAGTTGTTCCATCCCAGTCCAGCAGTGAGGGCAGCAGCCATTCAAGCGGCAGTGCTGTCAGCACACCCAGCCTGAAGGAGCGTAAGCCTCACCGAGCCGACTACAAGCGCAGTGGCATGTATTTGGAGGACGTCGACATCTTCTCAGGCAACCAAGTGAATAAAGTTGCAGAACAAAACCGCAGGAATGAATTCTGCTCCCATGAAGACCTGGTGGTCCACATTCCCAAAGACCACAAGCCAGGAACCTTCCCCAAAGCACTGTCCATAGAGAGCCTGTCCCCCACCAACGGGGCTTCTATCAACTGGCACACAGGCAGCATGCACCTGGAATCCCCACCACTCATTTCATGCAGGAAGGAATCTAGACCTGTCACCCAGTGCTGCTCCAGAGGCAGCCGCATCAGCGTGTATGATAATGTTCCTGGCTCCCATCTGTATGCCAGCACAGGAGACCTGATAGACCTGGAGAAAGAGGACCTGTTCCCCCACCTGGACGATATCCTGCTGCATGTCAATGGCTTACAGCAGATTGTGGACCACTGGTCTCAGAACGTGTTGCCTGTCGCAGACGGATTAGCGCAGGTggacagagaggggagagaggacaCAGTAGGCCTCCAGTCTTCAAGCCAGATCACATTGGACTTTGAGGGAAATTCTGTCACAGGAAGTCAGACCACACCAAGTTACGGGGATGGAGATAGAGTTTCGTTAGCTGAGACGGAATCTACGCCGCTCAGGGAGAGGAGGGACTCAGGAGTAGGCGCTTCACTCACAAGACCCAATCG gtTACGATGGCCCAGCTTTCAGATATCTAATCGCATAAGTCACTCAGTAGCATCCCTGCAGATCACCAACCAGTCAGCAGGCCAGCTCAGTTTGTTGCAGAAGTTTTCTCTTCTGCGCCTAACTGCGATTATGGAGAAGTACTCCATGTCTAACAAACATGGCTGGACTTG GTCAGTGCCAAAGTTCATGAAGAGAATGAAGGTACCAGACTATAAGGATAAGAACGTGTTTGGAGTGCCTCTCATCGTGCATGTGCAACGTTCTGGACAACCTTTGCCGCTTGGCCTGCAGCAGGCGCTACGCTACCTGAGGAGCCAGTGTCTTGACCAG GTGGGTCTGTTTCGTAAGTCAGGGGTGAAGTCTCGGATTCAAGCTCTCAGGCAAATGAATGAGAACTCTCCAGACAATGTGAACTATGAGGACCAGTCTGCGTATGATGTGGCCGACATGGTGAAGCAGTTCTTCAGAGATCTACCTGAGCCTCTGCTCACGAGCAAACTGGGAGAGACTTTTCTTCACATCTACCAAT ATGTGCCAAAGGACCAAAGGTTACAAGCCGTCCAGGCAGCCATCATGTTGATGTCAGATGAAAACAGAGAGGTGCTgcagactctgctctgtttcctCAGCGATGTCACTTCCTCTGTGGAGGAGAACCAGATGACACCCATGAACATTGCTGTTTGCCTGGCTCCGTCACTCTTTCATCTCAACATACTCAAGAAAGACAATCTCTCACCcag GGCCATGCAGAAGAAGTATGCCACTGGCAGGCCGGACCAGAAGGACCTGAATGAAAACTTAGCAGCGACTCAAGGCCTTGCTCATATGATCATAGAATGCAACCGTCTCTTTGAG ATCCCTCATGAGATGGTTACTCAGTCGCGTAATTCATATGTGGAGGCTGACTTGCATGCACCAACAATCGTCGAGCTGTGCAAGCAGCTGGAAGATGATGATGGAACGTACCAAACTCATATGGAGGGGAGGCTTCAGAACCTGCTCAAAGAGGCCCGGGAAAAGTCGAAGTACTGGGTGTCCTGCAGCAGTTCTGACAACACAGAGCTCTACTATAAGAAG GTGGGAGATGGGAACCCTTTGAGACGTTGGAGAGTCTCCGTGGAGGTGGAAGCGCCACCATCTGTGGTGTTGAACCGTGTGCTGAGAGAGCGCCACCTGTGGGACGTGGACCTGCTCCAGTGGAAAGTCTGTGAGACACTGGACAAGCACACAGAGGTGTTCCAGTATGTCCTGAATCGCATGCCTCCTCATCCTAGCAGGGACTTTGTAGTGATCAG GTCATGGAGAACAGACTTGCCAAAAGGTGCCTGCTCCCTGGTCTCTGTGTCTATAGAGCATGAGGACTGTCCCTCTGTTGGAGGGGTACGCGCAATAGTCCTGGAGTCCAACTACCTGCTGGAGCCCTGTGGCTCAGGAAAGTCCAGACTTACTCACATCTGCAGAGTGGACTTGAA GGGAAGGACTCCAGATTGGTACAACAAAGCCTTTGGTCATCTTTGTGCGGCAGAAGCTGCCCGAATTCGTAACTCCTTCCAGCCTTTAATCACTGATGGCCCGGAGACCAAAATCTGA
- the stard13b gene encoding stAR-related lipid transfer protein 13 isoform X4, translating into MMKISQIEAKEACDWLRAAGFPQYAQLFEDSQFPIDISPVKRDHDFLDKDLVEPLCRRLNTLNKCASMKLDVNLPKKKSEDSDEEDLFAISDKWTFEWSSRRWSRLQDIDCLLESQGEGHPSRDDVPLRTTTSSESVLTDLSEPEVSSLHSESSGGSGHRGLSAEDSDCSNRTCSDSAAMPDSTSLTMPHIPKEISHFGSITDKHGKTGRTRAKDFLKRMDTLRSRGTVGRGRKTIVISAPVLQEEAQALKTLRCVEIINGEVEASETPSNKVVPSQSSSEGSSHSSGSAVSTPSLKERKPHRADYKRSGMYLEDVDIFSGNQVNKVAEQNRRNEFCSHEDLVVHIPKDHKPGTFPKALSIESLSPTNGASINWHTGSMHLESPPLISCRKESRPVTQCCSRGSRISVYDNVPGSHLYASTGDLIDLEKEDLFPHLDDILLHVNGLQQIVDHWSQNVLPVADGLAQVDREGREDTVGLQSSSQITLDFEGNSVTGSQTTPSYGDGDRVSLAETESTPLRERRDSGVGASLTRPNRLRWPSFQISNRISHSVASLQITNQSAGQLSLLQKFSLLRLTAIMEKYSMSNKHGWTWSVPKFMKRMKVPDYKDKNVFGVPLIVHVQRSGQPLPLGLQQALRYLRSQCLDQVGLFRKSGVKSRIQALRQMNENSPDNVNYEDQSAYDVADMVKQFFRDLPEPLLTSKLGETFLHIYQYVPKDQRLQAVQAAIMLMSDENREVLQTLLCFLSDVTSSVEENQMTPMNIAVCLAPSLFHLNILKKDNLSPRAMQKKYATGRPDQKDLNENLAATQGLAHMIIECNRLFEIPHEMVTQSRNSYVEADLHAPTIVELCKQLEDDDGTYQTHMEGRLQNLLKEAREKSKYWVSCSSSDNTELYYKKVGDGNPLRRWRVSVEVEAPPSVVLNRVLRERHLWDVDLLQWKVCETLDKHTEVFQYVLNRMPPHPSRDFVVIRSWRTDLPKGACSLVSVSIEHEDCPSVGGVRAIVLESNYLLEPCGSGKSRLTHICRVDLKGRTPDWYNKAFGHLCAAEAARIRNSFQPLITDGPETKI; encoded by the exons ATGATGAAAATATCCC AGATCGAGGCGAAAGAGGCGTGCGACTGGCTGCGGGCAGCAGGATTTCCCCAGTATGCTCAGCTTTTTGAAG attCCCAGTTCCCCATTGACATTTCTCCAGTGAAAAGAGATCATGACTTTCTGGACAAAGATCTCGTGGAACCTCTGTGCAG GCGACTCAACACCTTGAACAAGTGTGCCTCTATGAAACTTGACGTGAACCTTCCGAAGAAGAAA AGTGAAGACTCTGATGAAGAAGACTTGTTTGCTATCAGCGACAAATGGACATTTGAGTGGAGCAGCCGGCGCTGGTCCAGATTGCAAGATATTGACTGTCTGCTGGAAAGCCAGGGAGAGGGTCATCCTTCCAGGGACGACGTTCCTCTTAGAACCACCACCAGCAGCGAGAGCGTTCTGACTGACCTCAGTGAGCCGGAGGTCTCTTCTCTGCACAGCGAGAGCAGCGGCGGCAGCGGTCACAGGGGCCTCAGCGCAGAGGACTCTGACTGCTCCAACCGCACCTGCTCAGATTCCGCTGCAATGCCAGACTCTACTTCCCTCACAATGCCTCACATCCCCAAAGAGATCTCTCACTTCGGCTCTATAACTGACAAACACGGCAAGACAGGCCGAACCCGTGCCAAAGACTTCCTGAAGCGTATGGATACTCTGCGTTCCAGGGGAACTGTGGGAAGAGGCCGTAAGACGATAGTGATCAGTGCTCCAGTTCTGCAGGAGGAGGCCCAGGCACTGAAGACGCTGCGATGTGTGGAGATAATAAATGGAGAAGTAGAGGCTTCGGAAACACCGTCCAACAAAGTTGTTCCATCCCAGTCCAGCAGTGAGGGCAGCAGCCATTCAAGCGGCAGTGCTGTCAGCACACCCAGCCTGAAGGAGCGTAAGCCTCACCGAGCCGACTACAAGCGCAGTGGCATGTATTTGGAGGACGTCGACATCTTCTCAGGCAACCAAGTGAATAAAGTTGCAGAACAAAACCGCAGGAATGAATTCTGCTCCCATGAAGACCTGGTGGTCCACATTCCCAAAGACCACAAGCCAGGAACCTTCCCCAAAGCACTGTCCATAGAGAGCCTGTCCCCCACCAACGGGGCTTCTATCAACTGGCACACAGGCAGCATGCACCTGGAATCCCCACCACTCATTTCATGCAGGAAGGAATCTAGACCTGTCACCCAGTGCTGCTCCAGAGGCAGCCGCATCAGCGTGTATGATAATGTTCCTGGCTCCCATCTGTATGCCAGCACAGGAGACCTGATAGACCTGGAGAAAGAGGACCTGTTCCCCCACCTGGACGATATCCTGCTGCATGTCAATGGCTTACAGCAGATTGTGGACCACTGGTCTCAGAACGTGTTGCCTGTCGCAGACGGATTAGCGCAGGTggacagagaggggagagaggacaCAGTAGGCCTCCAGTCTTCAAGCCAGATCACATTGGACTTTGAGGGAAATTCTGTCACAGGAAGTCAGACCACACCAAGTTACGGGGATGGAGATAGAGTTTCGTTAGCTGAGACGGAATCTACGCCGCTCAGGGAGAGGAGGGACTCAGGAGTAGGCGCTTCACTCACAAGACCCAATCG gtTACGATGGCCCAGCTTTCAGATATCTAATCGCATAAGTCACTCAGTAGCATCCCTGCAGATCACCAACCAGTCAGCAGGCCAGCTCAGTTTGTTGCAGAAGTTTTCTCTTCTGCGCCTAACTGCGATTATGGAGAAGTACTCCATGTCTAACAAACATGGCTGGACTTG GTCAGTGCCAAAGTTCATGAAGAGAATGAAGGTACCAGACTATAAGGATAAGAACGTGTTTGGAGTGCCTCTCATCGTGCATGTGCAACGTTCTGGACAACCTTTGCCGCTTGGCCTGCAGCAGGCGCTACGCTACCTGAGGAGCCAGTGTCTTGACCAG GTGGGTCTGTTTCGTAAGTCAGGGGTGAAGTCTCGGATTCAAGCTCTCAGGCAAATGAATGAGAACTCTCCAGACAATGTGAACTATGAGGACCAGTCTGCGTATGATGTGGCCGACATGGTGAAGCAGTTCTTCAGAGATCTACCTGAGCCTCTGCTCACGAGCAAACTGGGAGAGACTTTTCTTCACATCTACCAAT ATGTGCCAAAGGACCAAAGGTTACAAGCCGTCCAGGCAGCCATCATGTTGATGTCAGATGAAAACAGAGAGGTGCTgcagactctgctctgtttcctCAGCGATGTCACTTCCTCTGTGGAGGAGAACCAGATGACACCCATGAACATTGCTGTTTGCCTGGCTCCGTCACTCTTTCATCTCAACATACTCAAGAAAGACAATCTCTCACCcag GGCCATGCAGAAGAAGTATGCCACTGGCAGGCCGGACCAGAAGGACCTGAATGAAAACTTAGCAGCGACTCAAGGCCTTGCTCATATGATCATAGAATGCAACCGTCTCTTTGAG ATCCCTCATGAGATGGTTACTCAGTCGCGTAATTCATATGTGGAGGCTGACTTGCATGCACCAACAATCGTCGAGCTGTGCAAGCAGCTGGAAGATGATGATGGAACGTACCAAACTCATATGGAGGGGAGGCTTCAGAACCTGCTCAAAGAGGCCCGGGAAAAGTCGAAGTACTGGGTGTCCTGCAGCAGTTCTGACAACACAGAGCTCTACTATAAGAAG GTGGGAGATGGGAACCCTTTGAGACGTTGGAGAGTCTCCGTGGAGGTGGAAGCGCCACCATCTGTGGTGTTGAACCGTGTGCTGAGAGAGCGCCACCTGTGGGACGTGGACCTGCTCCAGTGGAAAGTCTGTGAGACACTGGACAAGCACACAGAGGTGTTCCAGTATGTCCTGAATCGCATGCCTCCTCATCCTAGCAGGGACTTTGTAGTGATCAG GTCATGGAGAACAGACTTGCCAAAAGGTGCCTGCTCCCTGGTCTCTGTGTCTATAGAGCATGAGGACTGTCCCTCTGTTGGAGGGGTACGCGCAATAGTCCTGGAGTCCAACTACCTGCTGGAGCCCTGTGGCTCAGGAAAGTCCAGACTTACTCACATCTGCAGAGTGGACTTGAA GGGAAGGACTCCAGATTGGTACAACAAAGCCTTTGGTCATCTTTGTGCGGCAGAAGCTGCCCGAATTCGTAACTCCTTCCAGCCTTTAATCACTGATGGCCCGGAGACCAAAATCTGA
- the stard13b gene encoding stAR-related lipid transfer protein 13 isoform X2 — protein MFRELPESEGSECLGSMTPETQDIYLRMDHHRRRSGYRLGRIIARQQLLKRIAGEIEAKEACDWLRAAGFPQYAQLFEDSQFPIDISPVKRDHDFLDKDLVEPLCRRLNTLNKCASMKLDVNLPKKKSEDSDEEDLFAISDKWTFEWSSRRWSRLQDIDCLLESQGEGHPSRDDVPLRTTTSSESVLTDLSEPEVSSLHSESSGGSGHRGLSAEDSDCSNRTCSDSAAMPDSTSLTMPHIPKEISHFGSITDKHGKTGRTRAKDFLKRMDTLRSRGTVGRGRKTIVISAPVLQEEAQALKTLRCVEIINGEVEASETPSNKVVPSQSSSEGSSHSSGSAVSTPSLKERKPHRADYKRSGMYLEDVDIFSGNQVNKVAEQNRRNEFCSHEDLVVHIPKDHKPGTFPKALSIESLSPTNGASINWHTGSMHLESPPLISCRKESRPVTQCCSRGSRISVYDNVPGSHLYASTGDLIDLEKEDLFPHLDDILLHVNGLQQIVDHWSQNVLPVADGLAQVDREGREDTVGLQSSSQITLDFEGNSVTGSQTTPSYGDGDRVSLAETESTPLRERRDSGVGASLTRPNRLRWPSFQISNRISHSVASLQITNQSAGQLSLLQKFSLLRLTAIMEKYSMSNKHGWTWSVPKFMKRMKVPDYKDKNVFGVPLIVHVQRSGQPLPLGLQQALRYLRSQCLDQVGLFRKSGVKSRIQALRQMNENSPDNVNYEDQSAYDVADMVKQFFRDLPEPLLTSKLGETFLHIYQYVPKDQRLQAVQAAIMLMSDENREVLQTLLCFLSDVTSSVEENQMTPMNIAVCLAPSLFHLNILKKDNLSPRAMQKKYATGRPDQKDLNENLAATQGLAHMIIECNRLFEIPHEMVTQSRNSYVEADLHAPTIVELCKQLEDDDGTYQTHMEGRLQNLLKEAREKSKYWVSCSSSDNTELYYKKVGDGNPLRRWRVSVEVEAPPSVVLNRVLRERHLWDVDLLQWKVCETLDKHTEVFQYVLNRMPPHPSRDFVVIRSWRTDLPKGACSLVSVSIEHEDCPSVGGVRAIVLESNYLLEPCGSGKSRLTHICRVDLKGRTPDWYNKAFGHLCAAEAARIRNSFQPLITDGPETKI, from the exons ATGTTTCGGGAGCTCCCAGAGTCTGAGGGCAGCGAGTGTCTCGGGAGTATGACCCCAGAGACTCAGGATATCTACCTGAGGATGGACCATCACCGCAGACGCTCTGGGTACAGGCTGGGCAGGATCATTGCTCGGCAGCAGCTACTCAAGAGGATCGCTGGAG AGATCGAGGCGAAAGAGGCGTGCGACTGGCTGCGGGCAGCAGGATTTCCCCAGTATGCTCAGCTTTTTGAAG attCCCAGTTCCCCATTGACATTTCTCCAGTGAAAAGAGATCATGACTTTCTGGACAAAGATCTCGTGGAACCTCTGTGCAG GCGACTCAACACCTTGAACAAGTGTGCCTCTATGAAACTTGACGTGAACCTTCCGAAGAAGAAA AGTGAAGACTCTGATGAAGAAGACTTGTTTGCTATCAGCGACAAATGGACATTTGAGTGGAGCAGCCGGCGCTGGTCCAGATTGCAAGATATTGACTGTCTGCTGGAAAGCCAGGGAGAGGGTCATCCTTCCAGGGACGACGTTCCTCTTAGAACCACCACCAGCAGCGAGAGCGTTCTGACTGACCTCAGTGAGCCGGAGGTCTCTTCTCTGCACAGCGAGAGCAGCGGCGGCAGCGGTCACAGGGGCCTCAGCGCAGAGGACTCTGACTGCTCCAACCGCACCTGCTCAGATTCCGCTGCAATGCCAGACTCTACTTCCCTCACAATGCCTCACATCCCCAAAGAGATCTCTCACTTCGGCTCTATAACTGACAAACACGGCAAGACAGGCCGAACCCGTGCCAAAGACTTCCTGAAGCGTATGGATACTCTGCGTTCCAGGGGAACTGTGGGAAGAGGCCGTAAGACGATAGTGATCAGTGCTCCAGTTCTGCAGGAGGAGGCCCAGGCACTGAAGACGCTGCGATGTGTGGAGATAATAAATGGAGAAGTAGAGGCTTCGGAAACACCGTCCAACAAAGTTGTTCCATCCCAGTCCAGCAGTGAGGGCAGCAGCCATTCAAGCGGCAGTGCTGTCAGCACACCCAGCCTGAAGGAGCGTAAGCCTCACCGAGCCGACTACAAGCGCAGTGGCATGTATTTGGAGGACGTCGACATCTTCTCAGGCAACCAAGTGAATAAAGTTGCAGAACAAAACCGCAGGAATGAATTCTGCTCCCATGAAGACCTGGTGGTCCACATTCCCAAAGACCACAAGCCAGGAACCTTCCCCAAAGCACTGTCCATAGAGAGCCTGTCCCCCACCAACGGGGCTTCTATCAACTGGCACACAGGCAGCATGCACCTGGAATCCCCACCACTCATTTCATGCAGGAAGGAATCTAGACCTGTCACCCAGTGCTGCTCCAGAGGCAGCCGCATCAGCGTGTATGATAATGTTCCTGGCTCCCATCTGTATGCCAGCACAGGAGACCTGATAGACCTGGAGAAAGAGGACCTGTTCCCCCACCTGGACGATATCCTGCTGCATGTCAATGGCTTACAGCAGATTGTGGACCACTGGTCTCAGAACGTGTTGCCTGTCGCAGACGGATTAGCGCAGGTggacagagaggggagagaggacaCAGTAGGCCTCCAGTCTTCAAGCCAGATCACATTGGACTTTGAGGGAAATTCTGTCACAGGAAGTCAGACCACACCAAGTTACGGGGATGGAGATAGAGTTTCGTTAGCTGAGACGGAATCTACGCCGCTCAGGGAGAGGAGGGACTCAGGAGTAGGCGCTTCACTCACAAGACCCAATCG gtTACGATGGCCCAGCTTTCAGATATCTAATCGCATAAGTCACTCAGTAGCATCCCTGCAGATCACCAACCAGTCAGCAGGCCAGCTCAGTTTGTTGCAGAAGTTTTCTCTTCTGCGCCTAACTGCGATTATGGAGAAGTACTCCATGTCTAACAAACATGGCTGGACTTG GTCAGTGCCAAAGTTCATGAAGAGAATGAAGGTACCAGACTATAAGGATAAGAACGTGTTTGGAGTGCCTCTCATCGTGCATGTGCAACGTTCTGGACAACCTTTGCCGCTTGGCCTGCAGCAGGCGCTACGCTACCTGAGGAGCCAGTGTCTTGACCAG GTGGGTCTGTTTCGTAAGTCAGGGGTGAAGTCTCGGATTCAAGCTCTCAGGCAAATGAATGAGAACTCTCCAGACAATGTGAACTATGAGGACCAGTCTGCGTATGATGTGGCCGACATGGTGAAGCAGTTCTTCAGAGATCTACCTGAGCCTCTGCTCACGAGCAAACTGGGAGAGACTTTTCTTCACATCTACCAAT ATGTGCCAAAGGACCAAAGGTTACAAGCCGTCCAGGCAGCCATCATGTTGATGTCAGATGAAAACAGAGAGGTGCTgcagactctgctctgtttcctCAGCGATGTCACTTCCTCTGTGGAGGAGAACCAGATGACACCCATGAACATTGCTGTTTGCCTGGCTCCGTCACTCTTTCATCTCAACATACTCAAGAAAGACAATCTCTCACCcag GGCCATGCAGAAGAAGTATGCCACTGGCAGGCCGGACCAGAAGGACCTGAATGAAAACTTAGCAGCGACTCAAGGCCTTGCTCATATGATCATAGAATGCAACCGTCTCTTTGAG ATCCCTCATGAGATGGTTACTCAGTCGCGTAATTCATATGTGGAGGCTGACTTGCATGCACCAACAATCGTCGAGCTGTGCAAGCAGCTGGAAGATGATGATGGAACGTACCAAACTCATATGGAGGGGAGGCTTCAGAACCTGCTCAAAGAGGCCCGGGAAAAGTCGAAGTACTGGGTGTCCTGCAGCAGTTCTGACAACACAGAGCTCTACTATAAGAAG GTGGGAGATGGGAACCCTTTGAGACGTTGGAGAGTCTCCGTGGAGGTGGAAGCGCCACCATCTGTGGTGTTGAACCGTGTGCTGAGAGAGCGCCACCTGTGGGACGTGGACCTGCTCCAGTGGAAAGTCTGTGAGACACTGGACAAGCACACAGAGGTGTTCCAGTATGTCCTGAATCGCATGCCTCCTCATCCTAGCAGGGACTTTGTAGTGATCAG GTCATGGAGAACAGACTTGCCAAAAGGTGCCTGCTCCCTGGTCTCTGTGTCTATAGAGCATGAGGACTGTCCCTCTGTTGGAGGGGTACGCGCAATAGTCCTGGAGTCCAACTACCTGCTGGAGCCCTGTGGCTCAGGAAAGTCCAGACTTACTCACATCTGCAGAGTGGACTTGAA GGGAAGGACTCCAGATTGGTACAACAAAGCCTTTGGTCATCTTTGTGCGGCAGAAGCTGCCCGAATTCGTAACTCCTTCCAGCCTTTAATCACTGATGGCCCGGAGACCAAAATCTGA